CGAACTGTTGTTACAATTTGGGATTCAAGCGTTGATGCTGCAAGCGCAAACAGATTAATTACGCGACAAGCAATTTCTTTTATCTATCCTTTACCCAATGCACATAAGGATAAAATCTTATCTGTTCCGGGAGTTACAAATATTAGCGGAGCAAATTGGTTTGGCGGAGTTTACAAGAATAAAGATAATTTTTTTGCACGAATGGCTGTTGATGATAATTATTTTGAACTTTTCCCGGAATTTATAATTTCCAAGAATGAGCTGGATGAATATAAAAAAAATAGAAATTCTTGTATTATTGGCTCTCAAATTGCAAATCAATATAAGATAAAAGTTGGCGATCAAATGGTTTTAGATGGTGATATTTATCCCGGAAGATGGGAATTTGAAGTTAAAGGGATTTACAAACCACGAGATAAAAATACAGATGCAACGCAAATGTTATTTCACTCAACTTATTTAAATGAGCGAATGCTTGTTGAGAGCCCAACCAGAGCTAACGAAACCGGCTGGTATATTGTGCAAGTTGATGATCCAAAAAATTCTGCAAATATTTCTGCAAAAATTGATGCGCAGTTTAAAAATTCAATTGCCGAAACTAAAACAGAAACAGAAAAAGCTTTTACGCAAGGATTTGTTTCAGCATCCGGTGCAATTATTAGTGCGATGAATATTATGTCATTTGCAATTATCGGAATTATAATGTTAGTTCTTGCAAACACAATGATAATGGCGGCAAGAGAAAGAACTCGAGAATATGCAGTTCTAAAAACTCTGGGATTTTCTGCAAAGCATTTAGTTGGATTAATTCTTGGCGAATCTTTGCTCATTTCATTTATTGGCGGTGGAATTGGATTATTTCTAACCTTTCCGCTTGTTGCCGGATTTGAACAAGCAATGCCAAAGGGTTTTTTCCCATTTTTCTATATCGAACCAATTACAATAATTTTGGCAGTTATCGCAACATTATTAGTGGGAATTGTTTCAGCAATCTTCCCTATTCAAAAATCTTTAAGCACAAAAATTGTAGATGGATTTAGATATGTTGGATAAATTTTGTTTAACTCGAAAATTGAATTTTCACAAAATTCTGAAAAATTTTTAGGAGTAAAAATGGCCGTTCCATTTAAATATATGATAAAAAATTTCAAAACCAGAAAACTTACAACAATTATAACAATTACCGGTATTGCACTTGTTGTATTTGTGTTTGCCGCAGTTTTGATGATGGCATTTGGTGTTGAAAAAACTTTGGTTGCAACCGGTGAAAAAGATAATGTTAAAGTTCAAAGAAAATCTTCGCAAGGAGAAATTTCAAGCTTAATTGATGGAGACACACAAAATATAATTAAAGCACTTCCTCACATTGCAAAAAACGCTAATGGTAAACTTTTAATTTCTGAAGAGCCGGTTTTAATTATAAATTTAGAAATTAAAGATGGCGGTATGAGCAATATTACTTTGCGAGGTGTTTCTCAAGTAGTTAAAGATTTACGTCCTCAAGTAAAAATGATTGAGGGAAAAATGTTCAATCCCAATTTACGTGAACTAATTGTTGGGAAATCTATTTCAAATAAATTTGATGGAGCACAAATTGGCAGTGAACTAAAAATTGCCGGAGCAAATTGGAAAATTGTGGGAACTTTTGAAGCAAACGGTAGCGGATTTGAATCAGAACTCTGGGGTGATGCATCACAACTTTTAAATGCTTTTAATCGCGGAAATACTGTTTCTACAATTACATTAAAATTAGATAATGAAAATAACTTCGAAAAATTCAAACATTCATTTTTAACGGATAAAAGATTATTACAATTTGAAGTTATGTCCGAGCAAAGATTTTTCGAAATGCAATCAGAAATTTTAGCAACATTTATTAGAATTCTTGGAACATTCATTACAATAATTTTCAGCTTTGGAGCAATTATTGGAGCAGCAATTACAATGTATGCGGCAGTTTCAAATCGTACAATTGAGATTGGAACTATGCGCTCTTTGGGATTTAGCAGAAGAAGTATTTTAACGGTTTTCGTTACTGAATCATTATTGATAGCAATTATTAGTGCTGCAATTGGATTATTCTTTGCATCATTTTTACAGTTTTTAACAATCTCAACATTAAATTGGAATTCATTTGCAGATTTATCATTTTCATTTGCACTAAACCCGCAAATAATTATTTCGTGTTTTATTTTTGCAATTTCAATGGGATTTGTCGGCGGAATTTTCCCAGCGTTTAGAGCTGCCAGATTAAATATTGTAAGTGCTTTGAGAGGAAGTTGATAATAATTATTGTAAAGATTCTTAAATCTAATTTTGATTTTTGTTATTCAGATTTTATTCATATATTTTGACTTCAAAATTTGAAATTCAGCTAATTGGAGAGGTGGGTGAGTGGCTGAAACCAACGGTTTGCTAAACCGTCGTAGGGGTTAAACTCTACCGCGGGTTCGAATCCCGCCCTCTCCGCCATTTATCAATAAAAACAACAACTTACAGACATACCGCACAAATTAAGCACAAATACTCTTGATTTATCAAAAAAAAAATAGTTGTCTTAATGTAATTTAAATAATAATTTAAACCTTAAACTATGAATACTTATGTTATAGAAAAATCATGGGACAAATAACTGATTCAGATTTTAGCATACCAATAATATTTCCAGAAGTTATTCATAAGGAATTCCAATATTCACAAAACAAACCTATTTTAATTGAAGGTAGAAATTTAAAAGATGGTGTTAACAGAAGTTATGTTTTAAAACCTACCGGAGCTTCAAGAATGTATGGTGATGCAATAACTAAAGAATTAGTTGCCTCTCTTATTGCGATTGAATTAGGCTATTTTACTCCTACTCCAGTACTAATTAGCATTGATAGTTCATCGTTATTACTATTCAAAGGTCTTATTTCTTATGAAACAATGACAAAAAGTATTGGACTTAATTTTGGAAACTTGTACTTTGAAGGTATGCCCGTTTGGAATCAAGACGATTTTAATAAGAAAAGTTTGTTTAATCAAATCCAGTCAATTTTGGTTTTTGATTTATTTATTGAAAATCCGGATAGAACAATAAATAAACCAAATATGCTTACTAATGGTCTTGATATTTTAATTTTAGATCACGAACTTGCATTTAGTTTCACAGATTTAATTGGTTATAAAAATCCGACACCTTGGAAATTAACTCAACAAGATTTATTTTTACTTGAAAATCATATTTTTTTCTCTTTTTTAAAAAAGAAAAAATTTTCATCTGAATTTTATGTTGAAAAGTTTAATAAAATAAATGATAATTTTTGGTATAAAGTTGAAAAAATAATTCCCGATAATTATTTACATGGTAAGTATATTGACATAAAAAATTATGTGCAGAATAGAGTTTCTAATTTAGAAATTTATTGTAAGGAAATGGAAAAGGTATTAGCATGAAAACATACGAGTTTTCAATATTACGGTATTTACATGACCAAGTTACTGGTGAATTTATAAATGTTGGTGTAATTTTATATTCAAAAGAAGAAAAGTCGTTACAAGCAAAGTTTATTGAAAATGCAAAACGACTTTCAGACTTTTTTCATGGTATAGATGGCCGCAGGATAAAAAACCTAATACAAGGTTTAAACACAACAATAATAAAAATTGATAAAAAATTAAAAAGTGAATTAAATTTAGATGGATTAGATAGTCTTGAAAAAATTTGTAATTATATTTTGCCTAAAGATGATTCAGCACTTTATTTCAGTGAAACTAAATTTGGTAGAACAATTGAATTAGAAAATGCACTAGAGAATTTATCCAATAAAATCATTCGAAAATATGAATTTACCTATGATAAAAAATCATTTTCGGATGAAGAAGTTTGGCAACAAGTTTATAAAAAGTATTTTGATGAAAATCTCATTACAGAAAAATTAAATGAAGAATTTATCTCTACCGAAAATGATTCCTTTCATTTTAACCTTTGTTGGACAAATGGTAAATTAAATATTTACAAACCAATATCATTCGATTATGTTGAACAAGATAGATTAAAAAACAAAATTTATCGATGGGATGGAATTTTAAGAGAGCTTATTACTTCGGAAAAAATAATATCATTAAATTTTTTAACTAAATATCCATCTAATAAACTGGAAGATAATATTTACAACCTGATAAAAGAAAAATTATTAATTGATGCAGGGAAAATTCAAACAAAAATTATTTATGAAAGTGATATAAAAAATTTTATTTCAGATTTGAAAGAAGAAATTATTTCACATAAATAATTTTCTAGACTGTCATTTTTTGTCATTTTTTTTAAATACCTCAATTAAGATCTAACATTAAAATCCTAACATTTTTAGGATGTTGCCAATT
The nucleotide sequence above comes from Ignavibacteriota bacterium. Encoded proteins:
- a CDS encoding ABC transporter permease, translating into MKVLKLIFKNALRHKLRSILTISGIAIAIIAFGLLRTVVTIWDSSVDAASANRLITRQAISFIYPLPNAHKDKILSVPGVTNISGANWFGGVYKNKDNFFARMAVDDNYFELFPEFIISKNELDEYKKNRNSCIIGSQIANQYKIKVGDQMVLDGDIYPGRWEFEVKGIYKPRDKNTDATQMLFHSTYLNERMLVESPTRANETGWYIVQVDDPKNSANISAKIDAQFKNSIAETKTETEKAFTQGFVSASGAIISAMNIMSFAIIGIIMLVLANTMIMAARERTREYAVLKTLGFSAKHLVGLILGESLLISFIGGGIGLFLTFPLVAGFEQAMPKGFFPFFYIEPITIILAVIATLLVGIVSAIFPIQKSLSTKIVDGFRYVG
- a CDS encoding ABC transporter permease, translating into MAVPFKYMIKNFKTRKLTTIITITGIALVVFVFAAVLMMAFGVEKTLVATGEKDNVKVQRKSSQGEISSLIDGDTQNIIKALPHIAKNANGKLLISEEPVLIINLEIKDGGMSNITLRGVSQVVKDLRPQVKMIEGKMFNPNLRELIVGKSISNKFDGAQIGSELKIAGANWKIVGTFEANGSGFESELWGDASQLLNAFNRGNTVSTITLKLDNENNFEKFKHSFLTDKRLLQFEVMSEQRFFEMQSEILATFIRILGTFITIIFSFGAIIGAAITMYAAVSNRTIEIGTMRSLGFSRRSILTVFVTESLLIAIISAAIGLFFASFLQFLTISTLNWNSFADLSFSFALNPQIIISCFIFAISMGFVGGIFPAFRAARLNIVSALRGS
- a CDS encoding DUF3037 domain-containing protein; the protein is MKTYEFSILRYLHDQVTGEFINVGVILYSKEEKSLQAKFIENAKRLSDFFHGIDGRRIKNLIQGLNTTIIKIDKKLKSELNLDGLDSLEKICNYILPKDDSALYFSETKFGRTIELENALENLSNKIIRKYEFTYDKKSFSDEEVWQQVYKKYFDENLITEKLNEEFISTENDSFHFNLCWTNGKLNIYKPISFDYVEQDRLKNKIYRWDGILRELITSEKIISLNFLTKYPSNKLEDNIYNLIKEKLLIDAGKIQTKIIYESDIKNFISDLKEEIISHK